The sequence CCAGGTGGATTCAAGACTCTgttggcgtgattgtgagtgcgaacggTCGTCCAGTTCTAGGGGTGTAACCGGaacctctcgcccagagtctgTCGGGATGGACTCCGCCgcttccgtgaccctcgtgagcataagctgCTTGGCTCACGGACGTTTGAAGTTGAGGCGAGACGATTTCGAAATACTGCTCCCTCGACCGGAGTGGGTCGCAAAACGGCACGGGGGACTAGGAAATGGTTTCGAACACAGCCTCCGTGGTTTTTTCTCAAATTTCACAGCACGAAAAACCACTTGATGCTGTTGCCGGTTCTCATTCAGACAATGACCTCACACACATATAAAAACAGCACGGAGAGTCTATTATTTGAGTCACGTAATCCACCTCGTGTCCCAGGAGTCGTTTTTAGGAAACTGTTTTCTTCCCGCCAATATCTGCCTCCTTCCGGTCCATCCTCATATACGGCTCAAAGGCCGAAGACCCGCAGCCGTAGGCCGGGGTCAGCTCGTGGTGAGCGGCGCCCAGGAGAGGGACGGAGAAGCACAGGGAGGGCGGCGGCGGGACGGCCAGCCGAGGGGAAGCCGCGGTGCTGCCCAACGTGGGTAGGGGCAGCCCAAACGGCGCCCCGGGGGGAGCGCCGctaccgccgccgccgccgatcCCAGGGGAGGCGGAGGAGCCGCCTCCTGGGATGCTCAGCAGAGATCCGTTGGTGGGGTGCTGCTGAGGAGCCAGGAGGGGGGTCGGGGCGGGCGGCGCCGGGCCCGACAGGAGGCGTCCCTGCTCCAGGAGACGGAGGATGTTGCAGGTGGCTAAAGACTCGGAGGAAGAGGACATCCGCTTGTCCGAATCCTTGCTGGTGTCCTTCTTCTGTTTAGTCCGGCGGTTTTGGAACCACACCTTTACCTGCAGCGACGaccagtcaaaataaaaaattagtCACCgtttgcagttaaaaaaaaaaaaaacaccaagtgattttatcctttttttctagtaattctattttaatttttttttcattttaatttatagtAAGACAATTTCCGATTTCTTCATTTGTTTTCGGgacatgttttaatttttttttttttttattaaaatggaaatgaaagcaaGGAAACAAGGCAGAAAGTGTTTGAAATGTGTTGAAAACTTATTGAAGAAGTGGGGTGCCAGTGGCTCAgcgggagacaggtctggactccagggaggccagtctagtacccgcAGTCTTTTCTCAACAAAGTCAGGCGGCTGTACCACGTGCAGAATGTGCTTTGGGATTGTCTTGCTGTCATAAGCAGTggtgtccatgaaaaaaaatacggtcgcttggatggcagcatgtgtttCTCCAAGACCTGTGTGTACCTTTCTGCATTattggtgccttcacagatgtgtaaattaCCCACGCCGTTGGAACTAACACGGCCCTGTACCATCAAAGATGCTGGCATGTGAACTTTGCATCCAAAACagtccggatggttcttttcctttttggccCGAAGGATACGACATCgacaatttcccccaaaaattatttgaaatgtggGCTTGTCGGACCACAGTACACTTTCCCACTTTGCAGCAGTCCACCTTagatgagctcgggcccagagaagccggcgGCGTTTCTGGACGTTGCTGATAAATGGATTTCGCTGTGCATAGTAGggttttaaaggtcaagtgtcatccctgtaaatattgtaaaatagatattgtaatgaaaaacacattattcacttcgatgtcgataggaaaaaataaatatgaacggagaccgcgtcatccatgcgcaaggttgcggaagtgtcattcgacaacatccaagtggtcgccatattggctgcatcccctgtccgtgacctcactcggacattcgccaatgaaaacacgcggcaatattacactattgtttcgagccataatcagatgatatgcgatcacgaccaaaccgcctccccgtccgatccacttccgcggcggagatgagccatcgcggcccggcgccgcgttgagccaccccggccgacaaggccggcggccggctgcGACGAGCCCCCCCCGTCTGCTGGCCTCgttggggtggctcattttcggcgccgaggtggcttatcatggcgccgagccgggccgctttacggcattgttcgTAGCCggcgccgtccgcgatgaacaacaccgtcgagccggggcgctttacggcgttgtggTTGCACgaggctgagtgcggcattgtcggcagcgttcttcagagctgccgccgtccgcgagcccgacgcgcagccttcgccgaagcaaACGGCGTACGCGGCACCTCGGCCGAGGTGGCTTAACGCGGATCccagccggggtgctttacggcgttgtcgtcgtaCGTGGcagagtgcgccattgtcgggagcgcacatcgacacgtttAGCACGCCTCTCATAcctacgtggatcttttgtcacgttacgaaagaccgattacgtggtccgccccaaactattattttttttagtagctgtatacacaaccGACCGGTcatttgcaatccatttttcacgacgaaccggatctgtTGCGAACCtacgaagggtaaatccgtcctcccgagcgttcgagcgATGTCCAgcgatgcaacgagccggcatttcggctaacacgaaggaacgacgagctaccttccccggaggtaaaactaatcgaaacaaacgagtccacttgagggcggatGTAGCGCCGCACTCTCTTTATTGGCAccggttttctgaagtgttgctGAGGCCATGTGACAGTACCACACAGACATCAGTTTTTGATGCGGTACCACCTCAGGTATCAAAGGTCCCGGgaattcaatgttggttttcagacTTGCCCATTTTGTCCAGAtactctgaaccttttgatgatattgtgGACGCTAGATGacgaaatccctaaattcctcgCAATTGTACGTTGCGGACTACGGTCTTGAAACCGTGGTGAGTCACCCAACGCGTAAAAAGTCGATCCAGAACGACGGGCAGACATCGAACCTTGCCCGGGCAGGATAAAACGATTATGTGAGACGCGATCAGTATGCGGCGAGGGCGGAGTCACCGGGAAGGCCCCTTCCCCGGCAAATGAGCTCATGAGTCCGCCAGCGGCGGCCATGACACGTATAATAGGATGGCGGGGCAGCTTGGAGAGCCGAAAAACCAATGCCAGGGAAAAGTCCACGAAAGCCGAGGTTCCGGAAAAAGCTCTTACTACGCAATCCAGACGGGAGGGAAATTGATGagcgtggggggaaaaaaaagcaaagctgcCTTTGGTACATCTACACTATTGAGTGTAAATCCTTTTTAATGGGATCCAGGGTTCACCACTGGAGCACAGATTACCAGGGGAGATCTGGATCCGGCGTGACCTGGATTTCACCCCGGGACCAACTGCCCTCGCAGACAATCGCCAGAAAAATCAGCGGTGGGACAAAGTAGCTCCTGATGGTGTATTATATTTGAGAATATTGCATTTATATGAATCTTGAATCTTGGGAAGCGGGAACTCAAAGCCCGAAGGTAACAGGATTCGTTGCAGTAATATTTTCAGATACaatactgtcatttttttaaaaatcaagctAAACGTTGCTCTTGCCCCTCACTTGAATCTGTGGATTTGTCAAGCGGAGGTCGGTATGTGTTTAGTCATTTCataaacccttgtgaggatagccggctcaaaaaatggatggatggatgattaatcaAGTACACATGATATGATGTATATGTACGGATGAATTTTCATATCTCAAGGGtaataatattaattggacactctaaacagGTGTGAgtacggttgtttgtctccatgtgccctgcgattggctggcaaccagttcagggtgtaccccgcctcctgcccgttgaaagccggcactcccccgcgaccctcgtgaggataagcggcaaagaaaacaaatggatggacagatatgacaatttgaagttttgtcacagatttgaacaaaaaccacGGAAGTCGACACACGTGGTTTGCCTTTTGCGAGCCGCATCGAATCACGCAGCGGGCCGGATCCCGGCTCCCCGGGCCATGAGTTGGACACCCGCGAGCCGGTATCCGTGACAGaggcagaaaaatattttacatatttgaaaaacactttCTTGGACATACTGCTAACGGCAACAAAATGGTGAACTGTGAGATTGTCCAGTCATAGAAAACCCGAGGCCAGCACTGACAAAATTTAATaagcaagaaattaaaaaaaatacaaaaaaataataatcataataataatctcaCGGGCAATTTTTGGCCCGCggaccgccagtttgagaccattGTTTCATATATAGCCAGCGCTTTTGGTCAATTAAATACTCAGATATGAAATCATGAAATCAtatgaaatcatatttttttaagtacaaaagGGATATTGCAATTGGAATTAAggtccttttatttttgtagaatTTAAGGTCTAATTTTTCATAACTATACAGGTggtacaatttatttttgtttttagagatTGTGACTTTAATAGAATGACTTTACCGTGGAAAAGTACTACTTTATTGTGGGAAGATTAAGCCTCGGACTTTGTACCCTGACAAAaaacagctctttgttcttgtaaaGATTAAAAATGATATTATTTTAACAGTACGGCTTTTTTGACTTTATTCGAAAATAGGCCACTGCTTAATTCCAATGGCATTTCGGGGTATGTGTAATTACATTGTAATTACATTGTAACTACATTAGTACATTGTAGGTATGTGTAGGTGGTTTTAggattatggggggggggtattttccCCTGGGCCCAGAAAGTTTAGAGCACCTGATCGAGTGCTGCCACTTTTCATCCCATTAAAGAAAATTCTGCGATTGGGCAAATTGTGGCTcatgaatacaaaatgaaaatcctCAACGCACAAACTCTACAACAGATGTACCGTGATatagaaatgtatattttttctgtATGTAATATTATAATGAAGCGAGGATAACTATTTGGTCTTTCGTGGCATTgcaggggtgggtgggggttggggaggGACTTGACAGTTTCACAACCTTTCAAGATCTCATTGTGATCGGTCGCCATCAGAGCAGCCAGGTTCAGCTGGGGGTTAACCCCGTCTTATAGAATGGCTGATAGATATGGCCGCCCTAATCCCTCCTTAGCACAAATACACTTGGGACGGTTATGAggcccactccccccccccccccgcttcacAGTACAACACACTGTAGGGGGCGCTCTCGTGACATACACCCGCTCAGGTGATCCTGGTCTTGACCACGTGACCTTCTTGGCGCATCTGGGACTTTGCCTACcgattaagaaaacaaagatCCAGACCAAGGCGTACGCGCCTGCCAGGACCAAATAGCTGTCAACAAAGCCTGAAGAGTTCGGTCCGCGTTACCGGtaataagtcggacttgtttccggtgagagttggactccgccaaggctgccctttgtcacaaaATCAACTTTTATGGATAGAATTTCTAGGCGAGGTGGAGAGGGTCTacggtttggtggcctcggcGCCGCATCTCcgttctttgcagatgatgtggttctgttggcttcgtcaagccgtgatctccagctctcactggagcgatgcGCCGCCGAGTATGAAGCGGCTGGCatgagaatcggcacctccgAATCCGAGACTATAGTCCTtggtcagaaaagggtggcgtgcacTCTCCAGGTcggagatgagatcctgccccaagtggatgagatctgattcggatgtctcctcggcattgagaggagccagatgaggtggctggggaattcggatgcctcccggacgcctctctGGGGAGGTGTTCCTGgtatgtcccactggaaagagaccccggggacgacccaggacatgctggagagactatgtccctCGGCTGGCtagggaacgcctcaggatccctccggaagagctggaagaactgACTGGGGAAATGGAAGTCCCGGTATCCGTGGTGAAGCTACTTCCCAAATACGAGACTatagtcctcagtcagaaaagggtggcgtgccctctcaggtcggggatgagatcctgccccatgtggaggagatctgattcggatgcctcccggacgcctccctggtgaggtattctgGGCTTGTCccatcggaaagagaccccggggacgacccaggacacgctggagagacttcgacCCTCacctggcttgggaacgcctcaggatccctccggaagagctggaagaagtggctgaggaaatggaagtccgggtatccgtggtgaagctacttcccaaatacgagactatggtcctcggTCAGAaatggtggcgtgccctctccaggtcggggatgagatcttgccccaagtggagaagttcaagtatcttggggtcttgttcacgagtgagggaagaacgcagcgggagatcgacagacggatcggtgcaacgtctgcagtgatgcggacttcgtATCGGTCTGTTGGGGTAAAGCGGGAGTTAAGACAAAAtttgaagctctcaatttaccagtcgatctacgttcctaccctcacctatgggcatgaactgtgggtcgtgaccgaaagaacaagatcccggataccagtggccgaaatgagtttcctctgtagggtgagaagctcagtcatccgggaggggctcagtgtcgagccgctactcctcggcattgagaggacccagatgaggtggctggggcatctgattcggatccctcccggacgcctccctgattaggtgttccgggcatgtcccaccggaaagagaccccagggacgacccaggacacgttggagagacaATGTCCCTCGGCTGGCTTGTGAATGCCTCGGGTATGGTATTTTAGGATGGAACGGATTAagtgcattttctttcattttaaatgggaATTATTTCTTTGGTTTGCGAACCGAATCAGAATATCAATTAAATCTAGTTTACATAAACATTGGGGGGCGCAACGGTTCACAAAATCCGCAGTTCGTTTTGTGGTCACAGTTTTTGGTTCGGCTCGGTCCAAGTtgacttgagaaaaccaatcatTGTCTACTTTTTTCTATATTTACTTGTTCAAAAAATATGCAGAAAATATATCCTCACCGCATTGGTATTGATTCTTCTTTTTGTACAAATACTGAACGCGTTTTGGGACACAGAGGACGATTCAATCATTCCATTGGAGTTTATTTCCGCTTCCACAACTTTGAtgctttgcatgtttttctttggcCTCTTTATTCACCATTCTCATATTTTTGGGCTCtaaaaaaatgatattaaatcaaacagacaaaaaatgtgcttttaacTGCAGATTTCTAGCTTTAATTTGAGGCTACTGACAACCAACTGCGCGAAACAGTCCGTCACGATCGACAACATGCGAGATAAATAGAGCACTAGAAAAATACAGACATTATAATACATATTTACAGATTATTTTGTGAATATTTAAGgggtttttttattgttcttattgctccaccgtgctaccATCTACCTCAGCTCATCcagggtcaggtcacggggtcAGGAGCTTTGGCAGAGAAGCCTAGACTTCCCTCTCCAAAGCCGATTCCTCCAGGTCTTCCGAGGGCTTCCCGAAACATGCAGAGGGAAAGGGTATTCcggggtcatccccggggtctcctcccCGTGGGACGTggtccagaacacctcaccagggaggcatcggGGATGAATTCGAATCACATAACCGAGATTagtcatctgggtcctctcaatgcagaggagtcctccgagcttctcaccctgttTCTAAGGGAGGGCCCAGAAACCCGGCCAGGATCTTGTCCTGTCGGTCACGGGCCACAGCTCGTGACCgttggtgagggtaggaacgtagatcgatcGGTAAATTGAAACCTTTGCCTCGCGGTTTAGCTCATTCTTTCCCacgacggaccgatacaaagtcggGATCACCACAGACCCTGGGTGGGTACTGAGTTTCTGCTCCCTGGGATCGGGACACACTGCATCCGACCCCTATGACGCCTTGCACAGGTGGTGAACCCATAGGACGGCGTACCTACGCAACCTTTTCGAGACcttttttgggatttgggaggaaaccggagtcccggGAGAAATCGcatagacaccccccccccccaccacacacacacatagagacGAGGCAGGattttgaacccgggtccccggAACCGTGGGGCCCGACGTGCCCACCGCCTCGAGGCCCGCGTGGCGTCCATGTGGTCCTGGGTAGAAGATTAGTCTGACACCACCCGGGGCCTGGATGATATTCAGTACACCACTTAGTCCTGTATCACTCGGAGTCTGCGAACTGACCTCGGTCCTCGGTTGGAGCCAACAAAATGGAGGCCCCAACCCGAGCCGGCTCTCGGCTCTCACCCGACGTGGTCACAACAAGGCCTCAGTCTCGCTTCCTGTCGCCGGCGTGGGGGACAATCGCGCCACTATGCGTGGGGACGACAGTACCCCCCGCCCCACAACCCCGCCAGACGTGATCCGCGACGGAGGACAATAAACGGCACAGATTGCGTCGAGACACGAGACTCGCGTCATGTCGCATTCGGGCCGGAACGGAACGCCGCCGCAAccgcgcccccccaccccccgtgaTGTCACCGACAACCCCGCCCAATCCGTCATCCGCGCTGGCTTCCAGCTCGAACGTCAGGAAAAGCTCGGAGAAAGTCATTTTCCGATAATTTCATCAATGACGCTACAGATATGGGCCAAAGAATTTcctcttgcccccccccaaaaagattgACTTCAATGAgtattttgcattattattattataatattttttttattattaaatggatttaaaacttttttcaagccaaaaCATATTCACTGTTTAGgtcgcaggtgtcaaacccaaggctcgggggggccagatccggcccgccaggtgattttacgtggcctgTGAAGGGTTAAATCACGGgtgtcaacttccacgattctGGTCCAAATCTGGCACCGATTTTCAAATTctcacatcataaatgaaaacTTTGACgtattgcaagtatttttgcGATACCAATGATGAAtgatgaattttcaaatttttggaGAAGTTCTGACGGTTATTTGTGCGCAGGAGTCGAAGGGACAGACAAATGATGCATACACAGCGTATATAAAAACTCcgcacacccctgttcaaatgtcaggaaaagccaacTAGAACATTACAGATCTAAATCTAAACGGCCCAATTACTTTTTCTTATATAAATAGTATTTTAcagaacaatatatatatatgcagtatttttttaagaaatgaaaATCACGCATACGCATCGGATATAATAACTCcgcacacccctgttcaaatgtcaggaaaagccaacTAGAACATTCCAAATCTAAACGGCCCAATTACTTTTTCTTATATAAATAGTATTTTAcagaacaatatatatatatatgcagtatttttttaagaaatgaaaATCACGCATACGCATCGGATATAATAACTCcgcacacccctgttcaaatgtcaggaaaagccaacTAGAACATCTGAGCTTGATTGGGTGGGGCTGTGTGAGGGGGCGGTATTCAGAATCACTTTTCAGAGGCGGTTTGTTTATTTGCATTccttatttattaatatttatagtctcttttgtgtgtgcgttcaAGGGACCCCCTAATAATTTTAGCCAATTAAATATTATTCCCATGTTTAGCCCTAAATTGCCTAACAGTAATTTAAAAGTGCCctattttggagggggggggtgctaaAGTTATCCAAATAAATTATATTAGTAATTTAACAATAACAGTAGATAAGCAGATTTTACTTgcatgaacattaaatatagaaatataaagtaataataaaaataaatatatataaattaacaGCGATTTACAgcagtattttattgtttttggtaATAAATAGGCCTTGCATGTTCATGTCATTTAACAATAATAGTAAATAACTCATTTAATAGGATAACATAACGGGGGAGGATTAATATCTGTAAATGTACATAAAGTACACATTTAAGCAGTATCAATATGCTTTCGTCCAaagtgtacacacacaaaaaaaaaaaaatcacagctaaACTACAACAATGTACTGGgatccaaaatacacacacaaaaaaaaccccatgcaTCGAATTATTAATGTTGAATTACGGTCGTGTACTGTCATCCAAAATATGGCACTGCAGTAATATTGTGACCATAAATGACTATCGATGGACagtaaaataattgtaatttacAGATGTTATATTATGCTGctgatttaaaaatatgttgcaCACGCGCTACAAATCATACAATGAGCATAACACATCAATAAACTATGAATGATTATGAAGCTGGCGTcatggttgtttattttttaggggATTGtattaaacaataaaaagtgtgcgtgtgtgtgtgtgtggaggggggttATGACTATTATCTGGCTGTTGATTATAggcatttattttctatttttgttttgtcgtgTTGAGATATTaccatgaataataataataataatataataataattggctaCTTTTATTATTTGAAGTCATAGGGGGCGTCTGACGCAATAAGAGCAAAAGCCAATCAGGAGCGCCGTGACTCGGTGCGGTGGGCGTCGTCTATCACCTGGGTCTCCGACAGGTTCAGCTGACGGGCCAGCTCGGTCCGTTCTCGGCCGACCACGTACTGGCACCGCTGGAACTCCACCTCCAGCCGGTACAGTTGCTCCGCCGTGAAGGAGGTCCGGGTTCGCTTGGGCCGGTCCAGGTCGAGCCCCTTGGGCAGGACGATCTCCCGGATGGTGCCTTTGGCGTCTGCGCGCgtgggaggagaagaagaagaagtagaagaagaagaggacgaagaacaacaacaagtagaagtagtagaagaagaagaagaagaagaagtcaggaAGAGGATAACGATAATCCACCGTTCCATCCGTTTTTcgtataccgcttatcctcactgtaGTTTTggtaataataatgtttatatttagaataataataagaatagtAGTAATAacgaaaatatatattttatctgCAACTATTaggaaatataataataatagtaaatatgaataatgcagcaataaaaataatagtacTTTCAATAATAGTTGTGGAAGTACTTGACGTCGTGATATAAAATCTGtattataatattaataatactagtacttttttaaataatcccAATTAAACTGCCGTTACTACTACTTTTATTAAGTATAATAGTATACATATATTATGACTACAATCACCACGATTGTATATGTAATAATGGTGaggattgttatttttattattattatcatttatcGAATCTTGTGAGCataaagcggtacagaaaaatggatagattggtTATTATATGTAATAATACTGTAGTAGAAGCAGGCTCGTAAATGTGATTTCAATGTATAGGATTGTGATAGTACTCGTaataatttttcatcaataaattaataaatttctTACTACTACTGTCAATGCAATTGTATGTGTAATAATAGtgaggattattatttttattgatatcATTATCAAACCTTGTGACGATaaaacagtacagaaaatggatggatgggttgttatatgtaataatactgtaatagcaGCAGCTGCCTACCTACTATTTCAATGTATAGGATTGTGATTGTAGTAGCACTCATAATGCTTTTTCCATCGATAAATTCATAAATGTATTCCTACTATTATCACTGCAATTGTATGTGTAATAATCGtgaggattattatttttattaatattattatcattatcaaaccttgtgaggatcaaacagtacagaaaatggatggatgggttattatatgtaataatactgtaatagcaGCAGACGcataaatatttcaatgtataATATTGTGATAGTTGTAACACTCGTAATACTTTTTCATCGATAAAATCATAAATGTATTACTACTACTATCACTGCAATTGTATATGTATTAATGGtgagatttattattttttattaatattattatcatgatcaaaccttgtgaggataaaacagtacagaaaatgaatagatgggttattatatgtaataatactgtaatagcaGCAGGTGCATAAATACCATTTCAATGCATAGGATGGTGATAGTAGTAAAACTTGTAAtactttttaattaacaaattaATAAATCTATTACTACAATCACTGCAATTGTATGTGTAATAGTAgtgaggattattattattgaaccttgtaaggataaaa comes from Syngnathoides biaculeatus isolate LvHL_M chromosome 21, ASM1980259v1, whole genome shotgun sequence and encodes:
- the vax2 gene encoding ventral anterior homeobox 2; this translates as MMFDQAAMGDGSHRRCGARQPLRGPDRPDAKCRSPAHSSSDTPGTSSSSSEDGHDKLLGVDPEYCRRILVRDAKGTIREIVLPKGLDLDRPKRTRTSFTAEQLYRLEVEFQRCQYVVGRERTELARQLNLSETQVKVWFQNRRTKQKKDTSKDSDKRMSSSSESLATCNILRLLEQGRLLSGPAPPAPTPLLAPQQHPTNGSLLSIPGGGSSASPGIGGGGGSGAPPGAPFGLPLPTLGSTAASPRLAVPPPPSLCFSVPLLGAAHHELTPAYGCGSSAFEPYMRMDRKEADIGGKKTVS